The ANME-2 cluster archaeon genome has a window encoding:
- a CDS encoding PGF-pre-PGF domain-containing protein, which produces MAEANIKLDEVLANPLFRKALHISGTVVFGYILLRFTLLILDTTHLATTWLETHQDTGFFIIILVFVSSILLMDHVISYARRNYGEDKYSIIDAGVTFATSNIEKYESESPETIKPLIQKILALSSTKENKAPEIVKPRSKVSDIIASELSVLSQKYQKEEPASPEVAVEAVKQKPVETPAPDETTASIKTPAPIRTPTSIKTPASIKIPVPDETPVPDEIPVPDKTPVPDKTPVTDKTPVPDEIPVPDKTPVTDKTPVPDEIPVPDKTPVPDETPVPDEIPVPDEIPVPDKTPVTDKTPVPDEIPVPDKTPVTDKTPVPDEIPVPDETPVPDKTPVPDKTPVPVKELEFIAQNVIKKETPIAKKEGDIREFLKELIERPIARSETIHKDRSEKQSTLASTLAEFHKSSSQEDMIQSGEPLVKPTFKPGATDKKEETEPKSGTSEIPELLQEIIKKAKPKNYDDSNVIFSDTVPILVMKGKRVVKAFESNHSITIVDFKSKTTQKNVKLTVESLNAPFQEAKSIKDGVVYEYNNIHVNLDNEYIDKSAVRFKVKRDWIIKNNINTMQLQQYINDDWVVLPTTGIGQDARYLFFEAYIPSFSFPFAIVGM; this is translated from the coding sequence ATGGCTGAGGCAAATATCAAGTTAGATGAAGTATTAGCAAATCCATTATTTAGAAAAGCACTTCACATAAGTGGAACTGTCGTCTTTGGTTATATTCTATTAAGGTTTACCTTACTCATTCTTGATACCACCCATCTGGCAACCACATGGCTTGAGACACATCAGGACACAGGTTTTTTTATCATAATCCTGGTATTTGTTTCTTCAATTTTATTAATGGATCATGTCATCAGTTACGCACGCCGCAATTATGGTGAAGATAAATATTCAATCATCGATGCCGGGGTAACATTTGCAACATCAAACATCGAAAAATATGAAAGTGAATCACCAGAAACAATTAAACCACTAATACAGAAAATATTAGCACTGTCATCCACAAAAGAAAATAAAGCACCTGAAATAGTCAAACCCAGGTCAAAAGTATCTGATATAATTGCCTCTGAACTGTCTGTTTTATCTCAAAAGTACCAGAAAGAAGAACCAGCAAGTCCTGAAGTAGCAGTAGAGGCAGTGAAACAAAAACCTGTTGAAACACCGGCGCCCGATGAAACAACAGCATCCATTAAAACGCCAGCACCCATTAGAACACCAACATCCATTAAAACGCCAGCATCTATTAAAATACCAGTACCTGATGAAACGCCAGTACCTGATGAAATACCAGTACCTGATAAAACACCAGTACCTGATAAAACACCAGTAACCGATAAAACACCAGTACCAGATGAAATACCAGTACCTGATAAAACACCAGTAACCGATAAAACACCAGTACCAGATGAAATACCAGTACCTGATAAAACACCAGTACCTGATGAAACGCCAGTACCAGATGAAATACCAGTACCTGATGAAATACCAGTACCTGATAAAACACCAGTAACCGATAAAACACCAGTACCAGATGAAATACCAGTACCTGATAAAACACCAGTAACCGATAAAACACCAGTACCAGATGAAATACCAGTACCTGATGAAACGCCAGTACCTGATAAAACACCAGTACCTGATAAAACACCAGTACCCGTTAAGGAACTAGAATTTATTGCTCAAAATGTAATAAAAAAAGAAACTCCAATAGCTAAAAAAGAGGGCGATATACGTGAATTTTTAAAAGAATTGATCGAGAGACCCATTGCAAGATCTGAAACAATCCACAAGGACCGTTCAGAAAAACAATCCACTCTTGCATCAACATTAGCTGAATTCCACAAATCTTCTTCACAGGAAGATATGATTCAATCCGGAGAGCCCCTTGTAAAACCCACATTTAAACCCGGAGCAACAGATAAAAAAGAAGAAACTGAACCAAAATCTGGAACTTCTGAGATACCTGAATTACTACAAGAAATAATTAAGAAAGCCAAACCTAAGAATTATGACGATTCAAATGTAATATTTTCAGATACAGTCCCAATTTTAGTGATGAAAGGCAAAAGGGTGGTCAAGGCATTTGAATCAAATCATAGTATCACTATAGTAGACTTCAAATCAAAGACGACACAAAAAAATGTTAAGCTCACAGTTGAATCCTTGAATGCCCCATTCCAGGAGGCTAAATCCATCAAAGATGGGGTGGTATATGAATACAATAATATCCATGTCAACCTTGACAATGAATATATTGATAAATCTGCAGTTAGATTCAAAGTAAAGCGGGATTGGATTATCAAGAATAATATAAACACAATGCAGTTGCAACAGTACATTAACGACGATTGGGTAGTTTTACCTACCACGGGAATTGGTCAGGATGCAAGGTACCTGTTTTTTGAAGCATATATTCCGTCATTCTCTTTTCCCTTTGCTATCGTGGGAATGTGA